The stretch of DNA AGCTTAAGAAGGCTCTCGCGGATCGTCTCGTATTTGACGAGGTTGTGCTTCTCGGGATTGAACTTCCATTCGAAGGCTTCGCAGATCTGCACGATGAGTTCGGGATGGCGGCTGAACCCCTCTTCGACTTGCGAGAGGGAGTACATGTGCACATCTTCATGCACAAGCACCTGGTGGACGAAGGAGATCATCGACTTAATCAGATGGCCAATGTTGCCGCGCACGAGGCCCGAATCGACAAAGAGCGATTCGATCGACTCCATCCCTTCAAAATATTTTAGAGTGACGAGCTCGCGCAAGAAGTCGAGGACGTCCGCCTCTTCCCATGCCGCTTTTCCGCTGATGCCATGGAGTCCCAGGGACATGATTAGAACGTTCTTGCTGCTGTAGGGATCGATGTAGGTGGTGTTGACGCGTTTGATCGCAAGGCTGTGCCTGTGGATCATCTTAGCGAGTCTGTAGAGGAAGCCATGCTTGGGCACATTGCGCCAGGCGAGCACGATCTGGAGCGAAGGGGAGTCTTTTCTCTTCTCCCAGTCTTCAACTCTCTTCACCTCATACTGGCAGTGGTCGCGCGTCTCCGCGCGGAAGAACATGTCGAGTGCTGCGATCAGCCTCTCGGTCCCAAGCGCTTTTAGAAAGCGGGGATTCATCCCCTCGATCAGCTTTTTAAACTCTGCATCGGTCACTTGAGGGTTGCGCGTTCTGACAAGCTCTAAAAGCTCTTTCTGCCTCTCTTGCGAGATGATCTCCTCGGGAGCGGGCTGCTGGCTTGGCATGCCCGTGAAGGTTGTGATTGCAATGCGGAGGAAGCTATTTGTTCCGGGGAGCGGAGGCGCCGCATTAGAGACAAAGGCGCGGTAGTCTTTAATGCCAAAACGGCGGAAGTGTTTCAAAATTCTTAAGTCTGCATCGGTGCTCTCGAGGCAGAGGGAGATGGCGCCGCCTTTGAGGTGGATGTGGGAGAAGAACTCCTGGAGGTTAAGACCCATCAGATTGTGCGTGATCAGCAGGAGATTATCGCCCCTAACCTCCTCGAAAAAGCTGGGAGGCATGTGCTCGCAGATCCAGAGGTAGAACTCCTCAAAACGCTTACTCTCCTTTTGAAGAGCCTGTTTGAGCTGTTCTCTTAAGAAGGGACGGTCTTGTGGTGGTGCGGCCATTCCCACACTAGACACGATTCAATTTATTTTTTCAAGCGAAGGCTGTTAAGACCTACAAGAACGGTACCGCCCTCATGAAGGAGGACAGCGGCCCACAGAGGGATGAAGCCGAGAAGAGCAGGTGTGGTTGCAAAGAGAATAACGGCGAGCGCTAGGGATAGATTCTGCTTTACGATCGAGAGGGTATCGCGCGATTTATTGATGAGCCAGGGAAGAAGAGAGAGCTCTTCACTCAGCAGGATCACGTCGGATGCATCCATCGCGGTTGCACTTGCCACACGCCCCAGCGAGATGCCGATCGTTGCGCGTGTAAGAGCAGGAGCGTCGTTGATTCCATCTCCCACCATCACAAGCCCCTTCGTGCGCGCAAGCTCGGCCACCTTTTCAAGTTTATGCTCGGGACGAAGAGCTGCAAAAACCTCTTCGATTCCAAGCGCCTTTGCTACATATGTCGCGTTCTCAATGCGGTCTCCTGTTAGCATGATGAGGTCGAGCTTCTGCTTCTCTTTCAACGTGCGCATAACCTCGCGTGCACCAGGACGGATCGCGTCGACAAATTTAAATACAAAGAGCGCATCGCCAAGAAGGAGAAAAGTAGAGAGCTCTCCTTCGAGACTTTTGTTAGAGAGAAGAGTTTCAAATGCGGGAGCTCTGAATAGAACAAAATCTGCATTTCCGATGTAGGCGTGGACCTTTCCCTTCTGAGTTGTAACCTCCGCCTCAAGACCAGATCCGGGCGTCGATTTAAAGTGGTCGATCTGATGAGGCGAGACCCCTCTCTCTTCTGCAAGGCGCAAGATAGCCTCTGCAATCGGATGGACCGCATTGCGCTCGATTGCAGCAGCCACAGAGAGAGCGAGCTCTTCGCTGTAGGGTGAGTTTTTAGACAGAGTCGAGAATGAGATGCACTGCAGCGTTCCCGTTGTCAGCGTTCCCGTCTTATCGAATGCCATCGTCGTGCAGCGGGCGAGTCCATCAAAGATGACGCCTCCCTTCAGCAGAATACCGCGCTTGGCGCACGAGGAGATCGCGCTTAAATAGGCGGTTGGCGTTGCGATGATTAGTGCGCAGGGCGACGCGGCAATAAGAAAGGTGAGCGCGCGGTAGATGCTCCCCTCTGTTCCGAGATAGGGGATAGAGAGGAGCCACGGAAGTGTAAGCGCAAAGAAGAAGAAGAGGCCCATCACTATAAGCGCATAGCCTTTTCCAAAACGGTCGATGAGGCGGACAAGGCGCGGCTTCGCCTCTTGCGCGTGGGCGATGAGGTTGATGATCCGGCTGAGAGTCGAGTCGGCAGAGCTTCGAGAGACTTCGATAGTAAGAGCCCCCTCGATATTGAGAGCTCCTGCTGCCACCTCATCGCCTGGCTGCATGAAGACGGGCTGGCTCTCTCCTGTTAAGTGTGCGAGATTGACCGAAGACCTTCCCTGCAGCACGACCCCATCGAGCGGGACGATCTCACCGGCTTTTACCAGAAGCTTTGCGCCTTTACTGATTTCGCGCACAGACTGCTCGAAGAGGCTTCCATCTTCATGCACTACGCAAGCGGTTCTAGGTGAGAGACGATTCAGCGTGACAAGCGCGCTTTTTGTCTTCTGCGTCACTGCGCTTTCCATCGCAGCAGAGAATTCAAAGAGCACGAGAAGGAGCGCTCCCTCCATTCCACTGCCTATCACCACAGAGAGCAGTGCTGCGAGCGTCATCAAGACATCGATATTGATCTCAAAGTTCTTCAAGTCATCTACTGTGCCGATAAGAGCGGGCGTGCCCACCAGAAAGTAGACGACAACGAGAAGGAGTGAAGAGAGGAGAGGATTAAAAAAAGAGGCTGAAAAGGAGAGGGCGAGAAGCAGCGCTGATAGGCTTGCGCTTTTAAGTGGAAGGTTTCTTCCCCACTTGCGCGAACTCGGTGTTAAAAAGGGGCTGATGC from Chlamydiales bacterium encodes:
- a CDS encoding heavy metal translocating P-type ATPase, which codes for MNTPYLFDEFFASGREESISPFLTPSSRKWGRNLPLKSASLSALLLALSFSASFFNPLLSSLLLVVVYFLVGTPALIGTVDDLKNFEINIDVLMTLAALLSVVIGSGMEGALLLVLFEFSAAMESAVTQKTKSALVTLNRLSPRTACVVHEDGSLFEQSVREISKGAKLLVKAGEIVPLDGVVLQGRSSVNLAHLTGESQPVFMQPGDEVAAGALNIEGALTIEVSRSSADSTLSRIINLIAHAQEAKPRLVRLIDRFGKGYALIVMGLFFFFALTLPWLLSIPYLGTEGSIYRALTFLIAASPCALIIATPTAYLSAISSCAKRGILLKGGVIFDGLARCTTMAFDKTGTLTTGTLQCISFSTLSKNSPYSEELALSVAAAIERNAVHPIAEAILRLAEERGVSPHQIDHFKSTPGSGLEAEVTTQKGKVHAYIGNADFVLFRAPAFETLLSNKSLEGELSTFLLLGDALFVFKFVDAIRPGAREVMRTLKEKQKLDLIMLTGDRIENATYVAKALGIEEVFAALRPEHKLEKVAELARTKGLVMVGDGINDAPALTRATIGISLGRVASATAMDASDVILLSEELSLLPWLINKSRDTLSIVKQNLSLALAVILFATTPALLGFIPLWAAVLLHEGGTVLVGLNSLRLKK